In one window of Candidatus Methanomethylophilaceae archaeon DNA:
- a CDS encoding putative DNA binding domain-containing protein, protein MAKIGSDGDDKEGRSAMVTYAILLVTTAIIAVLGMMLGDMGDLLLTAPVIVVLLLTIFSERKIHLPTLTVIMIWTSMILSISSRIFFHGNALAILANILMGINLTLIGLIVVFILMGKMPGDSKKRSLIEALVAGSIAMSVFMGMIMLQYYMSFLFSRMSIPTVPIMMDQTRDMLIGVAITIVLYIEFRESSIFKYTLVDFLQNNSGALGLEDQERREIADLIHKGESDSLEFKSTLRTNLATGAVDKRMEKAVLKTLVAFMNTDGGTLLIGVSDDGEVRGTDIESFDNLDKMNLHLTNMIASAIGNDYLPYINFRSLDYEDGKYVIRVDCQKTKKAVFLREGKSEQYYVRSGPSSVELTGMSLVNYINNRYGKNRWLRKPAPAIPMPTDDDAKKEE, encoded by the coding sequence ATGGCGAAAATCGGATCCGATGGAGACGATAAAGAAGGCAGATCCGCGATGGTCACATATGCCATCCTTCTGGTCACGACCGCGATAATAGCCGTATTAGGGATGATGCTGGGCGATATGGGCGACCTTCTGCTCACCGCCCCCGTCATCGTGGTGCTTCTGCTGACGATCTTCTCCGAACGCAAGATCCATCTTCCGACTCTCACGGTCATCATGATCTGGACGTCGATGATCCTGAGCATATCAAGCAGGATCTTCTTCCATGGGAATGCCCTGGCGATCCTGGCCAACATCCTCATGGGAATCAATCTGACCCTCATCGGACTCATCGTGGTATTCATACTCATGGGCAAGATGCCGGGGGATTCCAAGAAAAGAAGCCTTATAGAAGCCTTGGTCGCCGGATCGATCGCGATGTCCGTGTTCATGGGCATGATCATGCTCCAGTATTACATGTCGTTCCTCTTCAGCAGGATGTCCATCCCGACCGTCCCCATAATGATGGATCAGACGCGCGACATGCTCATCGGAGTCGCGATAACGATCGTCCTTTACATAGAATTCAGGGAGAGCAGCATCTTCAAGTACACTTTAGTGGACTTCCTGCAGAACAACAGCGGCGCCCTCGGGCTGGAAGACCAGGAGAGACGGGAAATCGCCGACCTGATCCACAAAGGCGAATCCGATTCTTTGGAATTCAAATCCACGCTCAGAACCAACCTTGCCACCGGAGCGGTTGACAAAAGGATGGAAAAAGCCGTCCTGAAGACGCTGGTCGCTTTCATGAACACGGACGGCGGAACGCTTCTGATCGGGGTCAGCGACGACGGAGAGGTCCGCGGGACCGACATTGAGAGCTTCGACAATCTGGACAAGATGAATCTGCATCTCACCAACATGATCGCCAGCGCCATCGGGAACGACTATCTGCCGTACATCAACTTCAGGTCGCTGGACTACGAGGACGGAAAATACGTCATCCGCGTCGACTGCCAGAAGACGAAGAAAGCCGTATTCCTCAGGGAGGGCAAATCCGAGCAATATTACGTGCGCTCAGGGCCCTCAAGCGTGGAGCTCACCGGGATGAGCCTCGTGAACTACATCAACAACAGATACGGGAAGAACAGATGGCTGCGCAAACCTGCACCGGCAATCCCGATGCCGACCGATGATGACGCCAAAAAAGAGGAATGA
- a CDS encoding DHA2 family efflux MFS transporter permease subunit, which produces MSPTELTDGRKRLIFLNIVVICTATSMMSTALATAIPSISEALNISDSLTQWLTSGYMLVMGIMMPASAFFVKRVPTRILYIATVAVFVVGMLIDLVANDFATLMLGRILQAASNGILMSMAQVVLLTIYRKERHGTVLGWYGLSMSAAPIIAPTIAGVMINAFGWRGAFYIPLIIAVVSLVITLSSMVNVVDVSKIPFDVLSFATCALMFGGLTLGVSNVISYGLMSELSYIPIVVGLIGAVIFVYRQLHLENPFLDLRLFRTRQFSLAVICSMLFYVVTMSYSLLMPVCYQKCFGCDPAMAGLFLLPAALLCTIMSPIAGRLYDSYGIRKPMLICMVLCLVACAGVAMIPVDSNVLFIVAIGSVIGISGCMVMPMTTWGVSSVGFESRPDATALLNSMRTVSGAMGMSAMMALVTLVAGDRLPVNAATMDGMHIAFIILGAISVVLVALSLFARSANDPVKK; this is translated from the coding sequence ATGTCCCCCACGGAATTGACCGACGGCAGGAAGCGGCTCATTTTCCTGAACATAGTGGTCATCTGCACCGCCACTTCGATGATGAGCACCGCGCTCGCCACCGCCATACCAAGCATTTCCGAGGCTCTGAACATCAGCGACTCCCTGACCCAATGGCTGACGAGCGGTTATATGCTGGTCATGGGCATTATGATGCCGGCTTCCGCGTTTTTCGTGAAGCGCGTGCCTACCAGGATTCTGTACATAGCGACCGTCGCGGTTTTTGTGGTGGGAATGCTGATAGACCTCGTCGCCAATGATTTCGCCACGCTGATGCTGGGGAGGATCCTTCAGGCGGCATCCAACGGCATATTGATGTCCATGGCGCAGGTGGTCCTTCTCACGATCTACCGCAAGGAAAGGCATGGAACCGTGCTTGGGTGGTATGGTCTTTCCATGTCTGCCGCCCCTATCATAGCGCCTACCATAGCCGGCGTGATGATCAACGCGTTCGGATGGAGGGGAGCGTTTTACATACCCCTGATTATAGCTGTGGTATCTTTGGTCATCACCCTGTCCAGCATGGTGAACGTGGTTGATGTCAGCAAGATTCCGTTTGATGTTCTGTCATTCGCAACCTGCGCGCTCATGTTCGGCGGTCTGACTTTGGGCGTCAGCAACGTCATTTCCTACGGGCTGATGAGCGAGCTGTCCTACATCCCGATCGTCGTCGGACTGATAGGCGCAGTCATATTCGTCTATAGGCAGCTGCATCTGGAGAATCCGTTCCTGGATCTCCGCCTGTTCCGCACGCGCCAATTCTCGCTGGCAGTCATCTGCTCGATGCTGTTTTATGTCGTGACGATGTCATATTCGCTTCTGATGCCGGTCTGCTATCAGAAATGCTTCGGATGCGACCCCGCGATGGCAGGTCTGTTCCTGCTTCCAGCCGCTTTGCTCTGCACCATCATGTCTCCCATAGCCGGAAGGCTGTACGACAGCTACGGGATACGGAAGCCTATGCTGATCTGCATGGTGCTCTGCTTGGTCGCATGCGCAGGCGTGGCGATGATACCCGTCGATTCGAACGTCCTGTTCATAGTGGCGATAGGCTCCGTGATTGGCATATCGGGCTGCATGGTGATGCCTATGACCACGTGGGGTGTGAGCAGCGTTGGATTCGAAAGCAGGCCGGACGCCACCGCGCTCCTCAACTCCATGAGGACGGTTTCCGGAGCGATGGGGATGTCCGCCATGATGGCGTTGGTCACTCTGGTGGCGGGCGACAGGCTGCCAGTGAATGCCGCGACAATGGATGGGATGCACATCGCCTTCATAATCCTGGGAGCGATAAGCGTCGTTCTGGTGGCGCTGTCCCTGTTCGCAAGAAGCGCCAACGATCCCGTAAAGAAGTGA
- a CDS encoding ACT domain protein, translated as MKIWEFAKVKGSKIKVDNWMSDTMGLVNGGCVYSTLFKHPDQGPKDYEMILSMFPQENYRTLTHITMYLDDVPGSSAQAANFLAEKEINILNSVSLNGISDTVIVWKMMADLNFAGEGDMLKESFESLKAKDDPSVSKIKRIDIKPAEIGRLFKTGQSTGGKEEIRRGYPSTLKDGCFDVAEQYGDVLGDLDGKNALITIDADSWIMSVTFFKPDTKLVKACITIPDCPGGITQALGIIADWNVNLISVFSKIKVCYQKMYLELFMDIGKSRMTADEIREALPKAMSDLNGVFELAEFTELN; from the coding sequence ATGAAAATCTGGGAATTTGCGAAAGTCAAGGGTTCGAAGATAAAAGTGGACAATTGGATGTCCGATACCATGGGGCTGGTGAACGGAGGATGCGTGTACAGCACGCTGTTCAAACACCCCGATCAGGGCCCGAAGGACTATGAGATGATTCTCTCCATGTTCCCCCAGGAGAATTACCGCACCCTCACGCACATAACGATGTATCTGGACGACGTCCCGGGATCCAGCGCCCAGGCGGCCAATTTCCTCGCGGAAAAGGAGATCAACATCCTGAATTCGGTCTCCCTCAACGGGATCTCCGACACCGTGATCGTCTGGAAGATGATGGCGGACCTGAACTTCGCGGGCGAAGGCGACATGCTCAAGGAATCGTTCGAGAGCCTCAAGGCCAAGGATGACCCGTCGGTATCCAAAATCAAAAGGATCGACATCAAGCCCGCCGAGATCGGAAGGCTCTTCAAGACCGGGCAGAGCACCGGAGGGAAAGAGGAGATACGCCGCGGATACCCGTCCACTCTGAAGGACGGATGCTTCGACGTGGCGGAGCAATATGGGGATGTTCTGGGGGATTTGGACGGCAAGAACGCGCTGATCACCATCGACGCCGATTCCTGGATAATGTCTGTCACTTTCTTCAAACCGGACACGAAACTTGTCAAGGCCTGCATAACAATCCCGGACTGCCCCGGAGGGATAACCCAGGCCCTCGGAATCATCGCAGACTGGAACGTGAACCTGATATCCGTTTTCAGCAAGATCAAAGTCTGCTACCAGAAGATGTATCTGGAGCTTTTCATGGACATCGGCAAGAGCAGGATGACCGCCGATGAGATCAGGGAAGCGCTTCCGAAGGCCATGTCCGACCTCAACGGCGTCTTCGAGCTGGCGGAATTCACTGAGCTCAACTGA